Proteins encoded together in one Balearica regulorum gibbericeps isolate bBalReg1 chromosome 3, bBalReg1.pri, whole genome shotgun sequence window:
- the NAPB gene encoding beta-soluble NSF attachment protein isoform X2 has translation MYTRAANMFKIAKNWSAAGNAFCQAAKLHMQLQSKHDSATSFVDAGNAYKKADPQEAINCLNAAIDIYTDMGRFTIAAKHHITIAEIYEAELVDIEKAIAHYEQAADYYKGEESNSSANKCLLKVAAYAAQLEQYQKAIEIYEQVGTNTMDNPLLKYSAKEYFFKAALCHFIVDELNAKLALEKYEEMFPAFTDSRECKLLKKLLEAHEEQNCEAYTEAVKEFDSISRLDQWLTTMLLRIKKSIQGEGDGDLK, from the exons ATGTACACCAGGGCTGCCAACATGTTCAAGATCGCTAAAAACTGGAGCG ctgcaggaaACGCGTTTTGTCAGGCGGCCAAGCTGCAcatgcagctgcagagcaaacACGACTCGGCCACCAGCTTCGTGGACGCCGGGAACGCCTACAAAAAAGCAGACCCGCAAG AGGCCATCAACTGCTTAAATGCAGCTATCGATATCTACACCGACATG GGGCGATTCACCATCGCTGCCAAGCACCACATCACCATCGCTGAGATCTACGAGGCCGAGCTGGTAGACATTGAAAAG GCGATCGCGCACTACGAGCAGGCTGCGGACTATTACAAAGGAGAGGAGTCTAACAG CTCAGCCAACAAGTGTCTGCTGAAGGTGGCTGCCTACGCCGCGCAGCTGGAGCAGTACCAGAAGGCGATAGAAATCTATGAGCAG GTGGGAACAAACACCATGGATAATCCTTTGCTCAAGTATAGCGCGAAAGAGTATTTCTTCAAAGCCGCTCTGTGCCACTTCATCGTGGATGAGCTGAACGCAAAG cttgCACTTGAGAAATACGAAGAAATGTTCCCAGCGTTCACAGATTCACGGGAGTGCAAGCTATTGAAA AAACTGCTGGAAGCCCACGAGGAGCAAAACTGCGAGGCATACACTGAGGCA gtTAAAGAATTTGACTCGATATCACGGTTGGACCAGTGGCTCACAACCATGCTGCTGCGCATCAAGAAGTCAATCCAAGGAGAAGGGGACGGGGACCTGAAGTGA
- the GZF1 gene encoding GDNF-inducible zinc finger protein 1, giving the protein MESNAVLLESKSSPINLLNEMHQLRLLGHLCDVTVSVEYQGVRAEFVAHKAVLAATSKFFKEVFLNEKGMDGPRTNVFLNEVQVADFASFLEFVYTAKVEVEEDRVQRMLEIAEKLKCLDLSETCFQLKKQMLESVLLELQNFSESQNSEEESAAQPSILLESKAAAVAEADQADRPLDSPDSPADRRSNGTSPEMPATKSKEKMDKKNKEMMKPPYAKIRRASGRLAGRKVFVEIPKKKYTRRLREQQKTAEVAVEENKYPQDQDMCDVEREEGQAENNIKPESEECDGNFESEESLKKSEEDKKKRGSNFKCSTCEKEFLYEKSFLKHIKHSHGIAAEIIYRCETCSQTFANRCNLKSHQRHVHSSERHFPCELCGKKFKRKKDVKRHILQVHEGGGERHQCQQCGKGLSSKTALRLHERTHTGDKPYGCTECEAKFSQPSALKTHMRIHTGEKPFVCDECGARFTQNHMLIYHKRCHTGERPFMCETCGKSFASKEYLKHHNRIHTGSKPFKCEVCFRTFAQRNSLYQHIKVHTGERPYCCDQCGKQFTQLNALQRHHRIHTGEKPFMCNACGRTFTDKSTLRRHTSIHDKNTPWKSFLVIVEGASKNDEGHKTELPDEEYDVSPKIPEKLLSFPENGHYQNLTAVPGSVTALHDTGSAAGTDCKSDGTPGPQEALIATALSELTVLHTQTDAVQPQFHALVNME; this is encoded by the exons atggaaagtAATGCGGTTTTACTGGAATCCAAGTCCTCTCCCATCAACCTCCTGAATGAAATGCATCAGCTGCGTCTCCTGGGCCACCTCTGCGACGTGACTGTCAGCGTGGAGTACCAAGGCGTCAGGGCAGAGTTTGTTGCTCACAAGGCTGTATTGGCAGCGACAAGCAAGTTTTTCAAGGAGGTGTTCCTTAACGAGAAGGGCATGGATGGCCCGAGGACCAACGTGTTCTTGAACGAGGTCCAGGTTGCcgattttgcttcatttcttgaGTTTGTCTATACCGCTAAGGTAGAAGTGGAAGAAGACAGAGTGCAGCGTATGCTAGAAATAGCCGAAAAGCTGAAGTGCTTGGACCTCTCGGAAACCTGCTTTCAATTAAAGAAGCAGATGCTTGAATCGGTGCTGCTGGAGTTGCAAAACTTCTCGGAATCACAGAACTCCGAGGAAGAGAGCGCCGCCCAGCCAAGCATTTTGCTCGAGTccaaagcagctgctgtggcAGAAGCTGACCAGGCAGACCGTCCTCTGGATTCTCCGGATTCCCCAGCTGACAGGCGCAGCAATGGAACGTCTCCCGAGATGCCAGCTACcaaatcaaaagagaaaatggacaaaaaaaataaggaaatgatGAAGCCTCCTTATGCCAAAATCAGGAGGGCGAGCGGGAGGCTGGCTGGGAGGAAAGTATTTGTGGAAATcccaaagaagaaatacacGAGGCGGCTGAGGGAGCAGCAGAAGACCGCAGAGGTTGCTGTCgaagaaaacaaatatcctCAAGACCAGGATATGTGTGatgtggagagagaggaggggcAAGCGGAGAACAACATCAAACCTGAAAGCGAAGAATGCGATGGCAACTTTGAATCAgaagaaagcctgaaaaaatcCGAAGAGGATAAAAAGAAACGAGGCAGCAACTTCAAGTGCAGCACCTGCGAGAAGGAATTCCTGTATGAGAAAAGTTTTCTCAAGCACATAAAGCACAGCCACGGCATTGCGGCCGAAATCATTTATCGGTGTGAAACCTGCAGTCAGACCTTTGCCAACCGGTGCAACCTAAAAAGCCACCAGCGCCATGTCCACAGCAGCGAGCGCCACTTCCCTTGTGAGCTCTGCGGTAAGAAGTTCAAGAGGAAGAAGGACGTCAAGAGGCACATTCTCCAGGTTCATGAGGGTGGTGGGGAGCGTCATCAGTGCCAACAGTGTGGAAAGGGGTTGAGCTCCAAAACTGCCTTGAGGCTCCATGAAAGGACGCATACAGGCGACAAGCCTTATGGGTGCACAGAGTGTGAGGCTAAATTTTCTCAGCCTTCTGCACTTAAAACACACATGAG aaTCCATACTGGTGAAAAACCTTTTGTCTGTGATGAGTGTGGCGCCAGGTTCACTCAGAATCACATGCTTATATATCACAAACGGTGTCACACAG GGGAAAGGCCTTTCATGTGTGAAACCTGCGGGAAGAGCTTTGCCTCTAAGGAGTACTTGAAACACCACAACAGAATCCATACCGGATCCAAACCGTTCAAATGTGAAGTGTGCTTCAGAACGTTTGCACAGAGGAACTCGCTCTACCAGCACATAAAAGTTCACACAG gTGAGCGACCCTATTGCTGTGACCAGTGTGGCAAGCAGTTCACGCAGCTGAACGCGCTGCAGCGTCACCATCGAATACACACCGGGGAGAAGCCCTTCATGTGCAACGCCTGTGGGCGAACGTTCACCGACAAGTCAACCCTCCGACGGCACACTTCG atacaCGATAAAAACACCCCCTGGAAGTCCTTCCTTGTCATAGTTGAAGGAGCATCTAAGAACGACGAAGGTCACAAAACAGAGCTTCCCGATGAGGAATATGATGTGTCACCTAAAATACCAGAGAAGCTCCTGTCTTTCCCTGAAAACGGCCACTATCAAAACTTGACTGCTGTCCCGGGGAGCGTGACTGCGTTGCACGACACCGGTTCTGCCGCGGGAACAGACTGTAAGTCAGACGGGACACCGGGACCGCAGGAAGCCCTGATAGCCACCGCCTTGAGCGAGCTGACAGTGCTGCACACGCAGACAGACGCTGTTCAGCCACAGTTTCACGCTCTGGTGAACATGGAGTAA
- the NAPB gene encoding beta-soluble NSF attachment protein isoform X1, translated as MDSTGKEREAVQLMAEAEKRVKGSHSFLRGLFGGNTRVEEACEMYTRAANMFKIAKNWSAAGNAFCQAAKLHMQLQSKHDSATSFVDAGNAYKKADPQEAINCLNAAIDIYTDMGRFTIAAKHHITIAEIYEAELVDIEKAIAHYEQAADYYKGEESNSSANKCLLKVAAYAAQLEQYQKAIEIYEQVGTNTMDNPLLKYSAKEYFFKAALCHFIVDELNAKLALEKYEEMFPAFTDSRECKLLKKLLEAHEEQNCEAYTEAVKEFDSISRLDQWLTTMLLRIKKSIQGEGDGDLK; from the exons ATGGACAGCACGGGCAAGGAGCGGGAGGCCGTGCAGCTGATGGCGGAGGCCGAGAAGCGGGTGAAGGGCTCCCACTCCTTCCTGCGGGGGCTTTTCGG GGGCAACACCAGGGTGGAGGAAGCCTGTGAGATGTACACCAGGGCTGCCAACATGTTCAAGATCGCTAAAAACTGGAGCG ctgcaggaaACGCGTTTTGTCAGGCGGCCAAGCTGCAcatgcagctgcagagcaaacACGACTCGGCCACCAGCTTCGTGGACGCCGGGAACGCCTACAAAAAAGCAGACCCGCAAG AGGCCATCAACTGCTTAAATGCAGCTATCGATATCTACACCGACATG GGGCGATTCACCATCGCTGCCAAGCACCACATCACCATCGCTGAGATCTACGAGGCCGAGCTGGTAGACATTGAAAAG GCGATCGCGCACTACGAGCAGGCTGCGGACTATTACAAAGGAGAGGAGTCTAACAG CTCAGCCAACAAGTGTCTGCTGAAGGTGGCTGCCTACGCCGCGCAGCTGGAGCAGTACCAGAAGGCGATAGAAATCTATGAGCAG GTGGGAACAAACACCATGGATAATCCTTTGCTCAAGTATAGCGCGAAAGAGTATTTCTTCAAAGCCGCTCTGTGCCACTTCATCGTGGATGAGCTGAACGCAAAG cttgCACTTGAGAAATACGAAGAAATGTTCCCAGCGTTCACAGATTCACGGGAGTGCAAGCTATTGAAA AAACTGCTGGAAGCCCACGAGGAGCAAAACTGCGAGGCATACACTGAGGCA gtTAAAGAATTTGACTCGATATCACGGTTGGACCAGTGGCTCACAACCATGCTGCTGCGCATCAAGAAGTCAATCCAAGGAGAAGGGGACGGGGACCTGAAGTGA